A window of Mustela lutreola isolate mMusLut2 chromosome X, mMusLut2.pri, whole genome shotgun sequence genomic DNA:
AGGACCCCTGGTATGCAGCATCCCCTAGAAAGCCCCACGGTGATCCAGAAATTCCAGGCAGGAAAGAGCAGGACCTTCCCATGCTCACACGGACAGAGTGTCCAGTCCTCATGCTGCTCTTGttccttctctgacttctctgaGTGCTTCTTACTCTTTGGTCCCCAAAAGGATTCCACGCTCAGGATCTGGCCACGCCAGCCTCCACCTCTGAATCCGTTGCGATCTCTGTCACGCGAGGAtgagagcctcagttttctttcaACCACTGCTTTAGGAGCCTCTGGAACATTCTTTTGCTTTCCTGCTGCATCTCCCGTTGGagtttctcctctctttcctgtTGTTGGAGCACCCCATCGGGCAGAAGGCCGGGCCGGCTGGTCCCCAGGCtgagggtcaagccactgaggcCCTGCACCAGTGTGTCCCAGGAGGAAGGATGCGGGGCCCCTTTCCTCTCTGCAGGCATCCCAGAGACACTGGGCCTGTGGCTCTGGCAGTATCGACATTCACATCTGAATCTGTTCTGATCTCTGTCCCCCAAGGAAGAGATCCTGGCCTTCCTCTCGACCCGGTAAGGTGCCACGTGATCGAGGTGTCGCCGTCTCATGTGCCCCAGAAGGGTTCTCTTCCTCTGAGGGGACGCTGACCTTTCCCACCGCCTCTCTTGGAGGGTTTTCTCATCCCTGTACCGCTGCTGGAGCAGCCCCTCTGGCAGAGGGGCAGGGTGTTTTGTGCCCACACCGGTTTTGAGGTCACCGAGGCCCATCATCAGCAGttctgagaaggaaggaggggaggctgCTGTGACTTCTCGGGAAGTCTCTTCAGAGATCATTGGGGAAGATTCAGGGGTCAACGTGGAGTTACATTTCTGGACTGGATCCATGGAGAGGTGTAGTCGGTGATCACACAGCGCCACCTGGTCCTTGGGTctagacaggaaggaaggaaggaagaagatgaaGGTAGCGAGGGATGTGCATGGCCAGAAGAACCCAGACTGCAGCACATGGtgataaaagaagagagaaaacccGTTATAATTCCCCTGACTTAACCTttgtgtgcctctgtctcctatctgtgaaatggggacagtAATGAGCCCTGGTCGCGAGGACTGTTCTGCGCTTTCAGTGTGATAATGCGGTTCCGAGAGCTCAGAATACTGACGGCACAGGATCAGAGTCTCAGAAGTGAGATCCGCTATCGCGTCCACGTGACCTGTCATGGCAAATGATGTCCTGCAGTCAACCATGCTAATTCCCTGCTGACGTTTTATGACCGTTCTCAAGCATCATTTTAACAACAATCCATGGGTGACTGGCATGTGCTCTCCTTCTAGGTGTTCGTGTACCTTCGAAAAGCAGACTTTTACTAAAATCAAAGCGTTTCCACCACAGGGAAGGacacattcttttccattttcactgGCATTCATCTACCTAAAAAGGACACTCAAGCCTGTGGAAACCATTTCAAAATCCCCTGtaagaataaataagaatttaccAAAGCctaagaacagaaatcaatgaaatttctGACAAGGCACATTAGAGGGACTCCCATCAAAAGTTGCCTCtttgaaataatcaataaaactgatacaCTTCTCACAGGACtgatgaaggaaaagaagaaaagcagagaggagaaCAAAGCAAGATACATCCCACTTCCTGCTTTCTAGCCATATGGCAAAGCCAGAGAAATCAGAACAGTGTGGTCCTGGCATAAAAAGTGACACacagaccaacagaacagaactgagagcccagaaatgacccCAGGCGTATATGGTCAACCAACATTTGACACAGGAGTCCagaatactcaatggagaaaagacagtctcttcaataaatggtgctgtgagaATGGGATATTCACATGTCAAAGAAGAAAGCGGGATTCCTGACTTAGACACACAACAATTTACCTGAAGTAGATTAAAGACTTCAACGGAAGACCGGAAACTACAAAACTCCTAGGAGGATACAGAACCAAAAAACTCCTTGACACGGGTCTTGGCCATGAATTCTTGGCTCTGACCCCcaaagcacagaaaataaaataaaaaagaaagcagcagGGTTCCATGTAACTAAAAAGCTGCACACCAAAGAAACCACCAACGAGGTGAAAAGACAACTTATGGAACaggaaaaggtatttgcaaaccatgtatctgtcAAAGGGGTCAGatgcaaaatatacaaagaacgcATACAACTCCATGGCAAAAAGGCTAGTAATccgatttaaaaatgggtaaaggatatGAACGGACATTTTTCTAAAGCAGACGTACGGATGGCCAATAGGGACATGAAGAGCTGCTCCAAACCACTAATCGTCAGGGAAATGcgattcaaaaccacaatgagctgtcacctcacacctgttagaatggctagcatcaaaaagacaagagatgaaAATGCTGGCTCGGATGTGGAGAATAAagaaatcatggggcgcctggatggtgcagctggttgagcatctgactcttggttttggctcaggctgcgATCTCGGGGTTGtgcaatcaagccccacatcgggctccacgctcagcggggagtctgcttaagtatccctcctcctctgtgcccccaccccagtgcactctcctcaaataagtaagtcttaaaaGAAATCTTTTGCATTGTTGGCAGGACTGTAAACTGGCACAGTCGGTATGGAAAACGGTATAGAGattcctctaaaaattaaaaacagaactaccatatgatgcaGACATTCCATTCCTGAGAATGTAcctgaaagaaatgaaactacTATGTCAAAGACATATGGGCatcccatgttcacagcagcattatttacaataagcaAGACTTGGGACACAATCTAGGTGTTCTTGACGGATAAACGGatcaagaaaacacacacacacacacacacacacacacacacacacttcagccataaaagaggaggaaatcctgtcatttgtgacaacagagatggaccttgagggcattatgctaagtgagtatgtcagagaaagacaaatacagtatgacCTCACTCATACAGAGGACTGGAAAAACCCTCCCACATTTATAGGAACAGGTATCAGATTTGTGGTTATCACAGGTGGCGAtctagggagggaggaaaaattgGAGGATGGCGGCCAAAAcgaacaaacttccagttgtaagataaataagtactggggacataatgtacaacatgatgactctAGTTAACACCACCATGTGGTATAGATGAAAGTTGTTAGACAGTAAATCCCAAGAGTTCTCTTCACAAGGAAGAGAACTTCTATCTATAGAAGATGGTGGATGTCAACTAGGCTTACTGAGGTAATCCTTTCATGGTATGTGTAAGTCACAGTATTATGTTGTATCCCCTCTGCGTTGCTGTGTCAATTCTGTCTCAAGGAaactggagaaaaagagagaaaagagggagagaagaaataggTTACCAATAgcaggaatgaaagaggacatTTCGCTAGAGACCCAGCAAATATGAAAGAAGTAAGAAGGCAGTATTACATTCAAATCTATGTGTGTAAATGCAACAACTAGCAAACCGATAAACTATTAAACTTATCTAAGGCAAAATAACACGCACGATTCCGTATCGTTCACAGAAATTGAATCGGTTGTTTAAAACCTCTGACGACAATCCCAGACGGTATCGGCAGTGAACTCTACCAAGTATCGACAGGAAAAACAGACACACGCAGAAATTCTACACAATTTCCTCCAGAAAACTAAGCGAAGGAGGCAtgtgcaagtgatttctgtggcCACAATTTCACTGatgccaagaaaagaaaaactaccgACCAATATTTTTTCTGAGCACAAGCACAAAATTCCTCAACGAAATGCCAGCAGTGGTATCCAGCAATCTGTTCAGAGAAAATACACCATGCTCAAGTGGGttagctcgggaaagcaagggtGGTTTAGTAAGTGAAAACCAACTAAGGCAATCCTCAGATCTGGCATATAACTCATTAATCCATGTCATCTACAGTTTAAGATgaaagattagaaagaaaaatgacagactCCATGCTATGCCTGTCAAAACCCCAGTGGCATTTCTCAGTAATAGAAAAACAATCCCAAACTGCATCTGGAA
This region includes:
- the LOC131820777 gene encoding protein FAM156A/FAM156B-like isoform X2, whose protein sequence is MLLGSVPCALCDDTSCVCSLTSPTLPQPGRLSGQPLLPDQSVLCPNLCLRLAKNQVHTDTSASGFFWPCTSLATFIFFLPSFLSRPKDQVALCDHRLHLSMDPVQKCNSTLTPESSPMISEETSREVTAASPPSFSELLMMGLGDLKTGVGTKHPAPLPEGLLQQRYRDEKTLQERRWERSASPQRKRTLLGHMRRRHLDHVAPYRVERKARISSLGDRDQNRFRCECRYCQSHRPSVSGMPAERKGAPHPSSWDTLVQGLSGLTLSLGTSRPGLLPDGVLQQQEREEKLQREMQQESKRMFQRLLKQWLKEN
- the LOC131820777 gene encoding protein FAM156A/FAM156B-like isoform X3; amino-acid sequence: MCFSQTVKGYWYLSRPKDQVALCDHRLHLSMDPVQKCNSTLTPESSPMISEETSREVTAASPPSFSELLMMGLGDLKTGVGTKHPAPLPEGLLQQRYRDEKTLQERRWERSASPQRKRTLLGHMRRRHLDHVAPYRVERKARISSLGDRDQNRFRCECRYCQSHRPSVSGMPAERKGAPHPSSWDTLVQGLSGLTLSLGTSRPGLLPDGVLQQQEREEKLQREMQQESKRMFQRLLKQWLKEN
- the LOC131820777 gene encoding protein FAM156A/FAM156B-like isoform X1, yielding MGRHSSLFFTLLPAAVAASPSIPTRKAPGPCVATRSVPCALCDDTSCVCSLTSPTLPQPGRLSGQPLLPDQSVLCPNLCLRLAKNQVHTDTSASGFFWPCTSLATFIFFLPSFLSRPKDQVALCDHRLHLSMDPVQKCNSTLTPESSPMISEETSREVTAASPPSFSELLMMGLGDLKTGVGTKHPAPLPEGLLQQRYRDEKTLQERRWERSASPQRKRTLLGHMRRRHLDHVAPYRVERKARISSLGDRDQNRFRCECRYCQSHRPSVSGMPAERKGAPHPSSWDTLVQGLSGLTLSLGTSRPGLLPDGVLQQQEREEKLQREMQQESKRMFQRLLKQWLKEN
- the LOC131820777 gene encoding protein FAM156A/FAM156B-like isoform X4, with product MDPVQKCNSTLTPESSPMISEETSREVTAASPPSFSELLMMGLGDLKTGVGTKHPAPLPEGLLQQRYRDEKTLQERRWERSASPQRKRTLLGHMRRRHLDHVAPYRVERKARISSLGDRDQNRFRCECRYCQSHRPSVSGMPAERKGAPHPSSWDTLVQGLSGLTLSLGTSRPGLLPDGVLQQQEREEKLQREMQQESKRMFQRLLKQWLKEN